In Zea mays cultivar B73 chromosome 7, Zm-B73-REFERENCE-NAM-5.0, whole genome shotgun sequence, the following proteins share a genomic window:
- the LOC103631924 gene encoding probable LRR receptor-like serine/threonine-protein kinase At2g16250, giving the protein MPVRLWLAHAKAPATAGARAPPIPPLPLLVYFTRQRTRTDALPRASLRCRPPSPSCSRGLVNPLPAPRAPSPPSRLHPHGSAVAVARGLLTAGKQQHLAVPRLLRTAPLAMAPPLPLPLLRWLLLAAAVAATVAQPQPQPLASRTDLAALYSLRASLGLRARDWPLRADPCARWAGVDCAAGRVVGVTVAGLRRTRLGAARPPLLALDGLRRLTALARFNASGFPLPGEIPPWLAAGLPPPLAVLDLTSAAVNGTLPPDLGASGNLTALLLSGNTLTGPVPPALLSAAGLRVLDLSRNNLSGPLPNVSVSLGAAGASVFNVSGNSLYGVAADAIGALRRRFQVVDVSSNYLDGAWNGSDTTVLATTNCFYGVPAQRSRADCEEFYRKQGVKLVDPPAPSPVPSSEPPPSPSPEKKKKKKHGISKKLLIGVLVAAGTLVAVFFIALLFCLVKRRSRGRRGGRGRGVAPNEEGTRSVSVRRRDSSVNPVVLSPSAVSPSANDGPKDASAVIGEITYEQLVLATGGFGDDQLIKHGHSGDMYHGVLENGSHVIVKKVGAKGANRHASELDFYVRYSHERIVPLLAHLSNDDDEFMAYKYMPKGDLTHALHKKPVDTADGLPSLDWITRLKIATGVAEAMCFLHEECSPPLVHRDIQSSSVLLDDKYEVRLGSMSDICIQQSGGSQNVFTRILRSSNW; this is encoded by the exons ATGCCCGTGAGGCTCTGGCTGGCCCACGCAAAAgcgcccgcgacggctggggcgAGGGCCCCACCGATCCCGCCTCTCCCTCTCCTAGTTTATTTTACTCGCCAACGCACACGGACCGATGCGCTACCTCGAGCAAGCTTGCGTTGCCGCCCTCCCTCCCCGTCGTGCTCACGTGGGTTGGTCAACCCCCTCCCCGCGCCGCGAGCACCTTCACCTCCCTCCCGCCTACATCCACATGGCAGCGCCGTGGCCGTCGCGCGCGGCCTGCTAACAGCAGGCAAACAGCAACACCTCGCGGTCCCTCGGCTGCTGCGCACCGCGCCGCTCGCCATGGCGCcaccgctgccgctgccgctgctgcGGTGGCTGCTCCTGGCGGCAGCGGTCGCCGCGACCGTGgcgcagccgcagccgcagccgctgGCGTCGCGGACGGACCTGGCGGCGCTGTACAGCCTGCGCGCCTCGCTGGGGCTGCGCGCGCGGGACTGGCCGCTCAGGGCCGACCCGTGCGCGCGCTGGGCGGGCGTGGACTGCGCGGCGGGCCGCGTCGTGGGCGTCACCGtcgcggggctccgccgcacgcgCCTGGGCGCCGCCCGGCCCCCGCTTCTCGCGCTCGACGGCCTGCGCCGCCTCACCGCGCTCGCCCGCTTCAACGCCTCCGGCTTCCCGCTCCCGGGGGAGATCCCGCCGTGGCTCGCCGCCGGCCTGCCGCCGCCGCTCGCCGTGCTCGACCTCACCTCCGCCGCCGTCAACGGCACGCTGCCGCCCGACCTCGGCGCCTCCGGGAACCTCACGGCCCTGCTCCTGTCCGGGAACACGCTCACGGGCCCTGTCCCGCCCGCGCTGCTCTCCGCCGCGGGCCTCCGCGTCCTCGACCTCTCCCGCAACAATCTCTCCGGACCGCTGCCCAACGTCTCCGTCTCCCTCGGCGCCGCCGGCGCCTCCGTGTTTAACGTCTCCGGGAATTCTCTGTATGGCGTCGCCGCCGACGCCATTGGGGCGCTCAGGAGACGGTTTCAGGTCGTCGACGTGTCCAGCAACTACCTGGACGGAGCGTGGAACGGGTCCGACACAACAGTGCTTGCCACGACGAATTGCTTCTACGGTGTACCGGCCCAGCGTAGCCGTGCGGACTGTGAGGAGTTTTACAGGAAGCAAGGCGTCAAGCTTGTTGATCCTCCAGCGCCCTCGCCTGTGCCTTCGTCAGAGCCACCGCCTTCACCCTCaccagagaagaagaagaagaagaagcacgGGATCTCCAAAAAACTACTCATTGGAGTCCTTGTAGCCGCCGGAACACTGGTTGCTGTGTTTTTTATCGCACTGCTGTTCTGTTTAGTGAAGAGGAGAAGCAGAGGAaggaggggagggagagggaggggagtgGCGCCAAACGAGGAAGGCACGCGCTCTGTCTCCGTGCGGAGGAGGGACAGCAGCGTCAATCCGGTGGTGTTATCGCCATCGGCGGTGTCTCCAAGTGCCAACGATGGACCTAAGGATGCGTCTGCCGTTATCGGTGAGATCACCTACGAGCAGCTGGTCCTTGCCACCGGCGGTTTTGGCGACGACCAGCTCATCAAACACGGGCATTCGGGGGACATGtaccatggtgtgttggagaatggCTCCCATGTCATTGTTAAGAAGGTTGGCGCAAAGGGCGCCAACAGACATGCGAGTGAATTGGATTTCTACGTGAGGTACTCGCACGAAAGGATCGTTCCGCTGCTCGCGCATTTGAGCAATGACGATGACGAATTCATGGCTTACAAGTATATGCCGAAGGGGGATTTAACCCATGCGTTGCACAAGAAACCTGTAGACACCGCAGATGGCTTGCCCTCCCTGGATTGGATAACTAGACTGAAGATTGCAACTGGCGTGGCTGAGGCTATGTGCTTCCTTCATGAGGAATGTAGCCCGCCATTAGTTCACAG AGATATCCAATCAAGCAGTGTCCTTCTCGATGATAAATACGAAGTGCGACTTGGGAGTATGAGTGACATATGCATCCAGCAAAGTGGGGGAAGCCAGAATGTCTTCACTCGGATATTGAGATCATCAAA TTGGTGA
- the LOC100383797 gene encoding Leucine-rich repeat receptor-like serine/threonine-protein kinase BAM1: MTDLVRLDAANCGLSGEIPPELGNLANLDTLFLQVNGLAGAIPPELGRLKSLSSLDLSNNALTGEIPASFAALRNLTLLNLFRNKLRGSIPELVGDLPSLEVLQLWENNFTGGIPRRLGRNGRLQLVDLSSNRLTGTLPPELCAGGKLETLIALGNFLFGSIPEPLGKCEALSRIRLGENYLNGSIPDGLFELPNLTQVELQDNLLSGGFPAVSGTGAPNLGAITLSNNQLTGALPASIGKFSGLQKLLLDQNAFTGAVPPEIGRLQQLSKADLSGNTLDGGVPPEIGKCRLLTYLDLSRNNLSGEIPPAISGMRILNYLNLSRNHLGGEIPATIAAMQSLTAVDFSYNNLSGLVPATGQFSYFNATSFVGNPGLCGPYLGPCHSGGAGTGHDAHTYGGMSNTFKLLIVLGLLVCSIAFAAMAILKARSLKKASEARAWRLTAFQRLEFTCDDVLDSLKEENIIGKGGAGIVYKGTMPDGEHVAVKRLSSMSRGSSHDHGFSAEIQTLGRIRHRYIVRLLGFCSNNETNLLVYEFMPNGSLGELLHGKKGGHLHWDTRYKIAVEAAKGLSYLHHDCSPPILHRDVKSNNILLDSDFEAHVADFGLAKFLQDSGASQCMSAIAGSYGYIAPEYAYTLKVDEKSDVYSFGVVLLELVTGKKPVGEFGDGVDIVHWVRSTTAGASKEQVVKVMDPRLSSVPVHEVAHVFCVALLCVEEQSVQRPTMREVVQMLGELPKPAAAAAAAGQGDEVPGSGDGDECSAAPSGAPAADESVEAPHGEATKEPSSQSSPTTDLISI, from the exons ATGACGGATCTCGTCCGCCTCGACGCCGCCAACTGCGGGCTCTCCGGCGAGATTCCGCCGGAGCTCGGGAACCTCGCCAACCTCGACACGCTCTTCCTGCAGGTGAACGGGCTCGCCGGCGCCATCCCGCCGGAGCTGGGCCGGCTCAAGAGCCTCAGCTCGCTCGACCTGTCCAACAACGCGCTCACCGGCGAGATCCCAGCGAGCTTCGCGGCGCTCAGGAACCTCACTTTGCTCAACCTCTTCCGCAACAAGCTGAGAGGCAGCATACCGGAGCTCGTCGGCGACCTGCCCAGCCTCGAGGTGCTGCAGCTCTGGGAGAACAACTTCACCGGCGGCATCCCGCGCCGGCTCGGCCGCAATGGACGGCTCCAGCTGGTCGACCTCTCGTCCAACAGGCTCACCGGCACCCTCCCGCCGGAGCTATGCGCCGGTGGCAAGCTGGAGACCCTCATCGCGCTCGGCAACTTCCTCTTTGGCTCAATCCCTGAACCACTGGGGAAATGCGAGGCACTCTCCCGCATCCGCCTCGGCGAGAACTACCTGAACGGTTCCATCCCGGATGGTCTCTTTGAGCTGCCGAATCTGACGCAGGTTGAGCTGCAGGACAACCTCCTGTCCGGCGGCTTCCCGGCGGTTTCCGGCACCGGTGCGCCGAATCTGGGGGCGATCACTCTCTCCAACAACCAGCTCACCGGCGCACTGCCGGCGTCCATCGGGAAGTTCTCAGGTTTGCAAAAACTGCTTCTCGACCAGAATGCATTCACCGGCGCAGTACCGCCGGAGATCGGGCGGCTGCAGCAGTTGTCTAAGGCTGACCTGAGCGGCAACACGCTTGACGGCGGTGTGCCGCCAGAGATCGGGAAGTGCCGGTTGCTCACCTACCTGGACCTCAGCCGGAACAACCTGTCCGGGGAGATACCGCCGGCCATCTCCGGCATGCGAATCCTCAACTACCTGAACCTGTCCCGGAACCACCTCGGTGGAGAGATACCGGCAACCATTGCTGCGATGCAGAGCCTCACGGCCGTGGACTTCTCCTACAACAACCTGTCCGGGCTCGTGCCGGCGACTGGGCAGTTCAGCTACTTCAATGCCACATCCTTCGTCGGCAACCCGGGGTTGTGTGGGCCGTACCTTGGACCATGCCATTCTGGCGGCGCCGGCACGGGCCATGATGCACACACCTATGGCGGCATGTCCAATACCTTCAAGCTGCTAATCGTCCTCGGCTTACTTGTCTGCTCCATTGCGTTTGCTGCCATGGCGATCTTGAAGGCCCGGTCACTGAAGAAAGCCAGCGAGGCACGCGCTTGGAGGCTCACTGCGTTCCAGCGCCTCGAGTTCACCTGCGACGACGTGCTAGACAGTCTGAAGGAGGAGAACATCATCGGCAAAGGTGGAGCCGGGATCGTGTACAAGGGGACGATGCCGGACGGTGAGCATGTCGCAGTGAAGCGGCTTTCGTCGATGAGCCGTGGCTCGTCACACGACCACGGGTTCTCTGCAGAGATACAAACCCTCGGGAGGATCCGACACCGCTACATCGTGAGGTTGCTCGGCTTCTGCTCGAACAACGAGACGAATCTCCTGGTGTACGAGTTCATGCCCAACGGGAGCCTGGGGGAGCTGCTCCATGGCAAGAAAGGTGGCCATCTCCACTGGGACACTCGCTACAAGATCGCCGTCGAGGCCGCCAAGGGGCTCAGCTACCTGCACCACGATTGCTCGCCGCCGATCCTGCACCGCGATGTTAAATCGAACAACATCCTGCTTGATTCCGATTTCGAAGCACACGTTGCTGATTTCGGGCTCGCCAAGTTCTTGCAGGACTCTGGCGCATCACAGTGTATGTCTGCCATTGCTGGCTCCTATGGCTATATTGCCCCAG AGTACGCATACACCCTCAAGGTGGACGAGAAGAGCGACGTGTACAGCTTCGGCGTGGTGCTCCTGGAGCTGGTAACGGGAAAGAAGCCGGTAGGCGAGTTCGGGGACGGCGTGGACATCGTCCACTGGGTCAGGTCGACGACGGCGGGCGCGAGCAAGGAGCAGGTGGTCAAGGTCATGGACCCCAGGCTGTCGAGCGTGCCGGTGCACGAGGTGGCGCACGTGTTCTGCGTCGCGCTCCTCTGCGTGGAGGAGCAGAGCGTGCAGCGCCCCACGATGCGGGAGGTGGTGCAGATGCTCGGCGAGCTCCCCAAGCCAGCCGCTGCCGCTGCAGCTGCAGGGCAAGGAGACGAGGTTCccggcagcggcgacggcgacgAATGTTCCGCCGCGCCGTCGGGTGCTCCGGCAGCTGATGAATCTGTTGAAGCGCCGCATGGCGAAGCCACCAAAGAACCGAGCTCACAGTCTTCGCCGACCACTGATCTCATCAGCATCTGA
- the LOC100272629 gene encoding 60S ribosomal protein L5, mitochondrial-like isoform 2 (isoform 2 is encoded by transcript variant 2), with translation MMLPLHIHYEDVLRQDLLLKQNHANIMQVPGLFEVKLAPKAGSDLKIPIGKMAMEVLSGQRFKEAKIDPFAKARKSSRTNPFIGADKDGSTVFAQPTVLRGHAMYNFLVRMLTVMSMLNSRADIRENTVKFFMETEFCEFSPELEDHFEIFEHIRGFNVTIVTSANTKDETSLLWSGFMLNDEGETK, from the coding sequence ATGATGCTTCCGCTCCATATTCATTACGAAGATGTACTACGTCAGGATCTGTTGCTCAAACAGAATCATGCCAATATCATGCAAGTTCCAGGGTTGTTTGAGGTCAAATTAGCACCAAAAGCTGGCTCTGATCTCAAGATCCCAATTGGGAAAATGGCCATGGAGGTTTTGAGTGGTCAGAGATTCAAAGAGGCAAAAATTGACCCTTTCGCCAAAGCAAGAAAGTCTTCTCGAACCAATCCATTTATTGGGGCCGACAAGGACGGTAGCACTGTCTTCGCGCAACCAACCGTTCTTCGAGGGCATGCAATGTACAACTTTTTGGTGAGGATGCTGACAGTGATGTCCATGTTAAATTCTCGGGCCGACATTCGGGAGAACACTGTGAAGTTCTTCATGGAAACGGAGTTCTGTGAGTTCTCTCCAGAATTGGAAGACCATTTCGAGATATTTGAGCACATCCGAGGTTTCAATGTGACTATCGTTACTTCAGCCAATACAAAAGATGAGACCTCACTACTGTGGAGTGGCTTCATGCTTAATGACGAGGGAGAGACCAAGTAA
- the LOC100272629 gene encoding 60S ribosomal protein L5, mitochondrial-like isoform 1 (isoform 1 is encoded by transcript variant 1) — MAARNILRGAACGHRFLVPVPSGALAGSGSRSIGAVAQGLRHYAADEAVGNLELHAPKAKRRSYIPTKNGTAMMLPLHIHYEDVLRQDLLLKQNHANIMQVPGLFEVKLAPKAGSDLKIPIGKMAMEVLSGQRFKEAKIDPFAKARKSSRTNPFIGADKDGSTVFAQPTVLRGHAMYNFLVRMLTVMSMLNSRADIRENTVKFFMETEFCEFSPELEDHFEIFEHIRGFNVTIVTSANTKDETSLLWSGFMLNDEGETK, encoded by the exons aTGGCGGCGCGGAACATCCTTCGCGGTGCGGCATGCGGCCACCGCTTCCTCGTGCCCGTCCCCTCAGGCGCTCTTGCTGGTTCTGGAAGCCGGAGCATCGGCGCTGTCGCTCAG GGCCTTCGTCATTACGCAGCAGACGAAGCAGTGGGAAACTTGGAACTGCATGCACCCAAGGCAAAACGTCGGTCATATATCCCAACGAAAAATGGAACAGCCATGATGCTTCCGCTCCATATTCATTACGAAGATGTACTACGTCAGGATCTGTTGCTCAAACAGAATCATGCCAATATCATGCAAGTTCCAGGGTTGTTTGAGGTCAAATTAGCACCAAAAGCTGGCTCTGATCTCAAGATCCCAATTGGGAAAATGGCCATGGAGGTTTTGAGTGGTCAGAGATTCAAAGAGGCAAAAATTGACCCTTTCGCCAAAGCAAGAAAGTCTTCTCGAACCAATCCATTTATTGGGGCCGACAAGGACGGTAGCACTGTCTTCGCGCAACCAACCGTTCTTCGAGGGCATGCAATGTACAACTTTTTGGTGAGGATGCTGACAGTGATGTCCATGTTAAATTCTCGGGCCGACATTCGGGAGAACACTGTGAAGTTCTTCATGGAAACGGAGTTCTGTGAGTTCTCTCCAGAATTGGAAGACCATTTCGAGATATTTGAGCACATCCGAGGTTTCAATGTGACTATCGTTACTTCAGCCAATACAAAAGATGAGACCTCACTACTGTGGAGTGGCTTCATGCTTAATGACGAGGGAGAGACCAAGTAA